The proteins below come from a single Asanoa ferruginea genomic window:
- a CDS encoding xanthine dehydrogenase family protein molybdopterin-binding subunit: protein MTRTWQTAPAVGHPLTRIEGLDKVTGRAHYAADIALPGLVYGWVVPATIARGRVRALDVDAALAMPGVLAVLDRQNAPRLTDIGEGTLFLFQNDRVAHYGAPVALVIADTPERAREAAERIQVDYFEEPHDVVFRADHPQLYAPDHVNPQLPTVTDKGDVDAALADAAVVVDREYRTPAQHNNAMEPHSGTAVWADGRVTLYNSTQGAYRIAGTLTRLFGFEAGTLHVVSEHVGGGFGNKGLARPEAVLAVMAATLVGRPVRVTLTRPQLFPLTGYRTPTAQRVRLGAGADGRLVALEHRAASQTSRLLEFTEQSATYSRAMYAADNLRTSHRVVALDIPTPRWMRAPGEAPGSFGLESAMDELAEACGVDPIELRLRNDTTTEPASGHPFSSRRLAECLRAGARRFGWADRDPRPAVRRDGRWWRGTGMAGAHYPARTAPTIAHATALRSGGYVVRVGAADIGTGARTALTQLAADALEVPVEQVRVLIGDSDFGLAMVAGGSMGTASWSWPVLTACHDLARRLASGEAIPPDGLTSTFDSTEAVGARRDLARYAFGAHFAEVAVDVTTGEVRVPRLTGVYAVGRVVNPLTARSQLIGGMTMGLSCALLEESMMDVGSGDFLNHNLADYHVATNADVGALDVAFVDDPDDELNPAGVKGLGEIGIVGVPAAIANAMWHATGVRQRELPISPARAAL, encoded by the coding sequence ATGACCCGCACCTGGCAGACCGCGCCGGCCGTCGGCCACCCGCTGACCCGGATCGAGGGCCTCGACAAGGTGACCGGGCGGGCACACTACGCCGCCGACATCGCGCTGCCCGGCCTGGTCTACGGCTGGGTCGTGCCGGCGACCATCGCCCGCGGCCGGGTCCGGGCGCTCGACGTCGACGCCGCCCTGGCGATGCCGGGCGTGCTCGCGGTGCTCGACCGGCAGAACGCGCCCCGGCTCACCGACATCGGCGAGGGAACGCTGTTCCTGTTCCAGAACGACCGGGTGGCCCACTACGGCGCACCGGTCGCGCTGGTCATCGCCGACACGCCGGAGCGGGCCCGGGAGGCGGCGGAGCGGATCCAGGTCGACTATTTCGAGGAACCGCACGACGTGGTGTTCCGCGCCGACCATCCGCAGCTCTACGCACCGGACCACGTCAACCCGCAGCTCCCCACGGTGACCGACAAGGGCGACGTGGACGCCGCGCTGGCCGATGCCGCCGTCGTGGTCGACCGCGAATACCGCACGCCGGCCCAGCACAACAACGCGATGGAGCCGCACTCGGGCACCGCGGTCTGGGCCGACGGCCGGGTCACCCTCTACAACTCGACCCAGGGGGCCTACCGCATCGCGGGAACGCTGACCAGGCTGTTCGGCTTCGAGGCGGGCACCCTCCACGTGGTCTCGGAGCACGTCGGCGGCGGCTTCGGCAACAAGGGCCTGGCCCGGCCCGAGGCGGTGCTGGCGGTGATGGCCGCGACCCTGGTCGGCCGCCCGGTGCGGGTGACCCTGACCCGGCCGCAGCTCTTCCCGCTGACCGGCTACCGCACGCCGACCGCCCAGCGGGTCCGGCTCGGCGCCGGCGCCGATGGCCGGCTGGTCGCGCTCGAACACCGGGCCGCGTCGCAGACCTCGCGGCTGCTGGAGTTCACGGAGCAGTCGGCGACCTACTCCCGCGCCATGTACGCGGCCGACAACCTGCGCACCAGCCACCGGGTGGTGGCGCTGGACATCCCGACGCCACGATGGATGCGGGCACCGGGGGAGGCGCCCGGCTCGTTCGGGCTGGAGTCCGCGATGGACGAGCTGGCCGAGGCGTGCGGCGTCGACCCGATCGAGCTGCGGCTGCGCAACGACACGACCACCGAGCCGGCGTCCGGGCACCCGTTCAGCAGCCGGCGGCTGGCCGAGTGCCTGCGCGCGGGTGCCCGGCGGTTCGGCTGGGCGGACCGCGACCCCCGCCCCGCGGTACGCCGGGACGGCCGCTGGTGGCGGGGGACCGGAATGGCCGGCGCGCACTACCCGGCCCGGACCGCGCCGACCATCGCGCACGCGACCGCGCTGCGGTCCGGCGGCTATGTGGTGCGGGTGGGCGCGGCCGACATCGGCACCGGCGCCCGCACCGCGCTCACCCAGCTCGCCGCCGACGCGCTGGAGGTGCCGGTCGAGCAGGTCCGGGTGCTGATCGGCGACAGCGACTTCGGCCTGGCGATGGTCGCCGGTGGCTCGATGGGCACCGCGTCGTGGAGCTGGCCGGTGCTGACCGCCTGCCACGACCTGGCCCGCCGGCTCGCGTCCGGGGAGGCGATCCCGCCGGACGGGCTGACCAGCACCTTCGACTCGACCGAGGCGGTCGGCGCACGCCGCGACCTGGCCCGCTACGCGTTCGGCGCCCACTTCGCCGAGGTGGCCGTCGATGTCACGACCGGCGAGGTGCGGGTGCCGCGGCTGACCGGCGTCTACGCGGTCGGCCGGGTGGTCAACCCGCTGACCGCCCGGTCACAGCTCATCGGCGGGATGACCATGGGCCTGTCCTGCGCGCTGCTCGAGGAGTCCATGATGGACGTCGGGTCCGGCGACTTCCTCAACCACAACCTCGCCGACTATCACGTGGCGACCAACGCCGACGTGGGCGCCCTCGACGTGGCGTTCGTCGACGACCCCGACGACGAGCTCAACCCGGCCGGCGTCAAGGGTCTCGGCGAGATCGGCATCGTCGGCGTGCCCGCCGCGATCGCCAACGCGATGTGGCACGCGACCGGCGTGCGCCAGCGTGAGCTGCCGATCAGCCCCGCCCGCGCCGCACTCTGA
- a CDS encoding FAD binding domain-containing protein: MREFAYARARDVDSAVALVADNPGARYLGGGTNLVDLMKLGVERPDLLVDVTGLPLDEVSEDDGGGLRVGAEVRNSDLAAHPLVRHRYPMLSEALLSAASGQLRNVATTGGNLMQRTRCGYFTDPAKACNKRVPGSGCPAIEGLHQNLAILGASDHCVATHPSDLAVALAALDARVLVHDLAGPREVPLDDFYRPVGDRPDREVNIRDGTLVTGIVLPPPVAGRSHYRKVRERASYAFAIGSVAALLAIEADRVSEVRIALGAVASHPWRARVAERSVHGGPATAAAFEVAAEAELDAARPLRDNAYKVPLIRDLIVAVLTELAGR, from the coding sequence ATGCGGGAGTTCGCCTACGCCCGGGCCCGCGACGTCGACAGCGCCGTCGCGCTGGTCGCCGACAACCCGGGCGCCCGCTACCTGGGCGGCGGCACCAACCTGGTCGACCTGATGAAGCTCGGCGTCGAGCGCCCGGACCTGCTGGTCGACGTCACCGGGCTGCCGCTCGATGAGGTCTCCGAGGACGACGGCGGTGGCCTGCGGGTCGGCGCCGAGGTGCGCAACAGCGACCTCGCCGCGCACCCGCTGGTCCGGCACCGCTACCCGATGCTCAGCGAGGCGCTGCTGTCGGCCGCCTCCGGCCAGTTGCGCAACGTCGCGACCACCGGCGGCAACCTGATGCAGCGCACCCGCTGCGGCTATTTCACCGATCCGGCCAAAGCGTGCAACAAGCGGGTGCCCGGCTCCGGCTGCCCGGCCATCGAGGGCCTGCACCAGAATCTGGCCATCCTCGGCGCGTCCGACCACTGTGTCGCCACCCATCCGTCGGACCTGGCGGTCGCCCTGGCCGCGCTCGACGCCCGGGTGCTGGTGCACGACCTGGCCGGGCCGCGCGAGGTCCCGCTCGACGACTTCTACCGCCCGGTCGGCGACCGCCCCGACCGCGAGGTCAACATCCGCGACGGCACGCTGGTCACCGGCATCGTGCTGCCGCCGCCGGTCGCCGGCCGGTCCCACTACCGGAAGGTCCGCGAGCGGGCGTCGTACGCGTTCGCGATCGGCTCGGTCGCCGCGCTGCTGGCCATCGAGGCCGACCGGGTGAGCGAGGTGCGGATCGCCCTCGGCGCGGTGGCCTCGCACCCCTGGCGGGCCAGGGTGGCGGAGCGGTCGGTGCACGGCGGCCCGGCCACCGCGGCCGCGTTCGAGGTCGCCGCCGAAGCGGAACTCGACGCCGCGCGCCCGCTACGCGACAACGCCTACAAGGTGCCGCTGATCCGCGACCTCATCGTCGCGGTGCTCACCGAACTGGCCGGCCGATGA
- a CDS encoding 2Fe-2S iron-sulfur cluster-binding protein, which produces MTVPELSSTVRLMVNGAPHTLAVDNRTTLLDLLRDRLDRPGTKKGCDHGQCGACTVLLDGRRVNSCLLLAVAVDGREVTTVEGLADDEPHPMQAAFLAHDAFQCGYCTPGQICSAIGMLDELAAGWPSVVSDGVGHLDDAEIRERMAGNICRCGAYVNIVAAIREVAGGD; this is translated from the coding sequence ATGACTGTTCCCGAGCTGAGCAGCACCGTCCGCCTCATGGTCAACGGGGCGCCACACACGCTCGCGGTCGACAACCGCACCACCCTTCTCGACCTGCTCCGCGACCGGCTCGACCGGCCGGGCACCAAGAAGGGCTGCGACCACGGGCAGTGTGGCGCCTGCACGGTGCTGCTCGACGGCCGCCGGGTCAACTCGTGCCTGCTGCTCGCGGTCGCCGTCGACGGCCGCGAGGTGACCACCGTCGAGGGCCTGGCCGACGACGAGCCACACCCGATGCAGGCGGCGTTCCTCGCGCACGACGCCTTCCAGTGCGGCTACTGCACACCCGGCCAGATCTGCTCCGCGATCGGCATGCTCGACGAGTTGGCCGCCGGCTGGCCCAGCGTGGTCAGTGACGGCGTCGGGCACCTCGACGACGCGGAGATCCGCGAGCGGATGGCGGGCAACATCTGCCGGTGCGGCGCCTACGTCAACATCGTCGCGGCGATCCGCGAGGTCGCCGGGGGCGACTGA
- a CDS encoding DUF7594 domain-containing protein — MRIRILAGAATATVLAGVVIAAVLSPTTPASAATSTFRPVADTYVQTDTASTNYGTSTQIVVDNDPVRRLFLRFTVSGVSGTVSSVKLRLRTISGNDGSNNGGTFRAMSNTTWSETGTTWNNQPAIDGATVGSIGSVTADGWYEVDVTSVVKGNGTFSFGATSSSTDGAYYDARESGTDAPQLVVTTGTTTTPPPSGDPVLVGAGDIATSGSGDSATAALVNGISGTVFTTGDNVYDNGTASEFNSYYQPTWGAFKSRTRPAPGNHDYNTSGATGYYGYFGSQAGPSGQGYYSYNLGNWHIVSLNSNISMTSSSAQVTWLRNDLAANTRPCTLAYWHHPLFTSGANHAPSSSTRPLYQALYDANADVVVWGHNHQYERFGPMNPSGGADSARGLRSFVAGMGGADHYGFGTIQPNSQARNSDTFGVLKFTLHSNSYDWQFVPQSGKTYADSGTGACH, encoded by the coding sequence ATGCGCATCCGGATCCTGGCCGGCGCCGCCACGGCGACCGTTCTGGCCGGCGTCGTCATCGCCGCCGTCCTCAGCCCGACCACTCCCGCCTCGGCGGCCACCAGCACGTTCCGGCCCGTCGCCGACACCTACGTGCAGACCGACACGGCCTCGACCAACTACGGCACGTCGACCCAGATCGTCGTCGACAACGACCCGGTACGCCGGCTGTTCCTACGTTTCACGGTCAGCGGCGTCAGCGGCACCGTCTCGAGCGTGAAGCTGCGGCTGCGCACGATCAGCGGCAACGATGGCAGCAACAACGGCGGCACCTTCCGCGCGATGTCGAACACCACCTGGTCGGAGACCGGCACGACGTGGAACAACCAGCCCGCGATCGACGGCGCCACGGTCGGCTCGATCGGCAGCGTCACGGCCGACGGGTGGTACGAGGTCGACGTCACCAGCGTGGTGAAGGGCAACGGCACGTTCAGCTTCGGCGCGACGTCGAGCAGCACCGACGGCGCCTACTACGACGCGCGGGAGAGCGGCACCGACGCGCCGCAACTCGTGGTCACCACCGGCACGACCACGACACCGCCGCCGAGCGGCGACCCGGTGCTGGTCGGCGCCGGTGACATCGCCACCTCGGGCTCCGGCGACAGCGCGACCGCGGCGTTGGTCAACGGGATCTCCGGCACGGTGTTCACCACCGGCGACAACGTCTACGACAACGGCACGGCCAGCGAGTTCAACAGCTACTACCAGCCGACCTGGGGCGCCTTCAAGTCGCGGACCCGGCCCGCGCCGGGCAACCACGACTACAACACCTCGGGCGCCACCGGTTACTACGGCTACTTCGGATCGCAGGCCGGCCCGTCGGGCCAGGGTTACTACTCCTACAACCTCGGCAACTGGCACATCGTCTCGCTCAACTCCAACATCAGCATGACGTCGAGCTCGGCCCAGGTGACCTGGCTGCGCAACGACCTGGCCGCCAACACCCGGCCCTGCACGCTGGCCTACTGGCACCACCCGCTGTTCACCTCGGGCGCCAACCACGCGCCGTCGTCGTCGACCCGCCCGCTCTACCAGGCGCTCTACGACGCCAACGCCGACGTGGTCGTCTGGGGCCACAACCACCAGTACGAGCGGTTCGGCCCGATGAACCCCAGCGGCGGCGCCGACAGCGCCCGCGGCCTGCGCTCGTTCGTGGCCGGCATGGGCGGCGCCGACCACTACGGCTTCGGCACGATCCAGCCCAACAGCCAGGCCCGCAACAGCGACACGTTCGGCGTTCTCAAGTTCACCCTGCACAGCAACTCGTACGACTGGCAGTTCGTGCCCCAGTCCGGCAAGACCTACGCCGACAGCGGAACAGGTGCTTGCCATTGA
- a CDS encoding MFS transporter yields MYLSTIDRTAGPRARGRAFVAGNVVALGTVSLVTDVSAEMVTAVLPLYLVLGLNLSPLAYGVVDGVYTGATAVLRIVGGYVADRIRARKALAGLGYALSAVAKLGLLAAGRSLTGIGFVVAVDRMGKGLRTAPRDALITLSTPPSALGRAFGVHRTMDAVGAFLGPLVALAVLAGSGQSYDAVFVTSFCVAVLGVAVLVLFVRERAVVAPVAAPRPGLRDAAALLRVAGLRRLLLAATLLGVATIGDGFVYLMLQRRTELGLVWFPLLAVGTSLGYLLLAAPLGVLADRIGRRPVLLAGYAALALTYLLLAAPVGGWALLVAALGAYGLFYAATDGVLMALAGPVLPDTLRATGLALVQTGQALAYLVSSVLFGLAWAAWGPTAAVLAAALVAVVAGGVTAGLLFHKGQAA; encoded by the coding sequence GTGTACCTCTCCACGATCGACCGTACCGCCGGTCCTCGGGCGCGCGGCCGGGCGTTCGTGGCGGGCAACGTCGTCGCGCTCGGCACCGTCAGTCTGGTCACCGACGTCTCCGCCGAGATGGTCACCGCCGTGCTGCCGCTCTACCTGGTGCTGGGCCTCAACCTGAGCCCGCTGGCGTACGGGGTCGTCGACGGCGTCTACACCGGCGCGACCGCCGTGCTGCGGATCGTCGGCGGCTATGTCGCGGACCGGATCCGGGCCCGCAAGGCACTCGCCGGGCTCGGCTACGCGCTGTCGGCCGTGGCCAAGCTCGGGCTGCTGGCCGCCGGGCGGTCGCTGACCGGGATCGGCTTCGTGGTCGCGGTCGACCGGATGGGCAAGGGACTGCGCACGGCGCCGCGGGACGCGCTGATCACGCTCTCCACTCCGCCGTCGGCGCTCGGGCGGGCGTTCGGGGTGCACCGGACGATGGACGCGGTCGGCGCGTTCCTCGGGCCGCTGGTCGCGCTGGCGGTGCTGGCCGGTTCGGGCCAGTCCTACGACGCGGTCTTCGTGACCAGTTTCTGCGTGGCGGTCCTCGGTGTGGCGGTGCTCGTGCTCTTCGTGCGCGAACGCGCTGTCGTCGCGCCGGTCGCGGCGCCCCGGCCCGGGTTGCGGGACGCGGCCGCGCTGCTGCGGGTGGCCGGGCTGCGCCGGTTGCTGCTGGCCGCGACGCTGCTCGGCGTCGCGACGATCGGCGACGGCTTCGTCTACCTGATGCTGCAACGCCGCACCGAACTCGGGCTGGTCTGGTTCCCACTGCTCGCGGTCGGCACCAGCCTGGGCTATCTGCTGCTGGCCGCGCCGCTGGGCGTGCTCGCCGACCGGATCGGGCGGCGGCCGGTGCTGCTCGCCGGCTATGCCGCGCTGGCGCTCACCTACCTGCTGCTGGCCGCGCCGGTCGGTGGCTGGGCACTGCTGGTGGCCGCGCTGGGGGCCTACGGCCTGTTCTACGCGGCGACCGACGGGGTGCTGATGGCACTGGCCGGGCCGGTGCTGCCGGACACGTTGCGGGCGACCGGCCTGGCGCTGGTGCAGACCGGGCAGGCGCTGGCCTACCTGGTGTCGTCGGTGCTGTTCGGGCTCGCCTGGGCCGCCTGGGGACCGACGGCGGCGGTGCTCGCCGCGGCGCTCGTCGCGGTCGTCGCCGGCGGGGTCACCGCGGGCCTGCTATTCCACAAGGGACAAGCCGCATGA
- a CDS encoding TolB family protein, whose product MSLRVRVFTLLAVVVVLATAAVLYIRTAAASRTPAVGATAPVTLDAAPVLLTVTDRHLATVSMMDPAGPRTVSAVECVRAYAAGGTGVCLRQATPWAYQLQVLDRTLTTVRSVDIPGLPNRARVSASGRMVAWTTFVGGDSYNSGGFSTRTGILDTRTGTLVPSLEEFTVPARAADRNFWGVTFAADDNTFYATMSSGGQRYLMAGDVAARTLRPVTTNVECPSLSPDGSRIAFKRAIEGDPTKGWRLSVLDLATLAVTPLAETASVDDQPAWLDDRTVAYTLRQADGRPDVWSVPAGGGGAPRLLVPGAESPAALGVPGGANG is encoded by the coding sequence ATGAGCTTACGGGTACGGGTCTTCACGCTGCTGGCAGTCGTCGTCGTGCTGGCCACGGCGGCGGTGCTCTACATCCGGACCGCCGCCGCGTCCCGCACGCCCGCGGTCGGCGCGACGGCACCGGTCACGCTCGACGCCGCACCGGTGCTGTTGACGGTGACCGACCGGCACTTGGCGACGGTGTCCATGATGGACCCCGCCGGCCCGCGCACCGTCTCCGCGGTCGAGTGCGTCCGGGCGTACGCCGCCGGTGGCACCGGAGTCTGCCTGCGACAGGCGACGCCGTGGGCGTACCAGCTGCAGGTTCTTGATCGGACCTTGACCACCGTGCGGTCCGTCGACATTCCCGGCCTGCCCAACCGGGCCCGGGTCTCCGCATCGGGACGGATGGTCGCCTGGACCACGTTCGTGGGCGGCGACTCCTACAACAGCGGCGGCTTCTCGACCCGCACCGGCATCCTCGACACCCGCACCGGCACGCTGGTGCCGTCGCTGGAGGAGTTCACGGTGCCGGCGCGCGCGGCCGACCGCAACTTCTGGGGCGTCACGTTCGCGGCCGACGACAACACCTTCTACGCCACGATGTCGTCCGGCGGCCAGCGCTACCTGATGGCCGGCGACGTCGCGGCGCGCACGCTGCGCCCGGTCACCACCAACGTCGAGTGCCCGTCACTGTCACCGGACGGCAGCCGGATCGCGTTCAAGCGCGCGATCGAAGGCGACCCGACCAAGGGCTGGCGGCTGTCGGTGCTCGACCTCGCGACGCTGGCGGTGACCCCGCTGGCCGAAACCGCGAGCGTCGACGATCAGCCCGCGTGGCTCGACGACCGCACCGTCGCCTACACCCTGCGCCAGGCCGACGGCCGCCCCGACGTGTGGTCGGTGCCGGCCGGCGGCGGCGGCGCGCCCCGGCTGCTGGTCCCCGGCGCGGAGTCACCGGCGGCATTGGGAGTGCCGGGCGGCGCGAACGGGTAA
- a CDS encoding phosphatase PAP2 family protein, with translation MRQVLLRVLLPLVALYALMVAFGLFITKVADGWWPLTVEDRVNESLEAARSGTLTAASLVFSTIADTWSVIGVCTLAVAILLVTRRPWREPIFLASAVAAQALIFLCTTLVIDRPRPDVVHMDVSPPTSSFPSGHTSAAATLYCGLALLFALRATDRRWETLVWTIFVLIPVGVALTRLYRGMHHPTDVLASFANAAACVTIMYHGVLRWRGAPPPRPEQERPAVSLARRHS, from the coding sequence ATGCGCCAGGTTCTGCTCCGTGTGCTGCTCCCGCTCGTCGCGCTCTACGCGCTGATGGTGGCCTTCGGGCTGTTCATCACCAAGGTCGCCGACGGCTGGTGGCCCCTGACCGTCGAGGACCGGGTCAACGAGTCGCTCGAGGCGGCCCGCTCCGGCACCTTGACCGCCGCGTCGCTGGTGTTCAGCACCATCGCCGACACCTGGTCGGTGATCGGCGTGTGCACGCTGGCCGTGGCGATCCTGCTGGTCACCCGCCGCCCGTGGCGCGAGCCGATCTTCCTCGCGTCGGCGGTCGCGGCACAGGCGCTGATCTTCCTGTGCACCACGCTGGTGATCGACCGGCCGCGCCCCGACGTCGTGCACATGGACGTCTCGCCACCCACGTCCAGCTTCCCGTCGGGCCACACGTCGGCCGCCGCCACCCTCTATTGCGGGCTGGCGCTGCTCTTCGCGCTGCGCGCCACCGACCGGCGCTGGGAGACGCTGGTCTGGACCATCTTCGTGCTGATCCCGGTCGGCGTCGCGCTGACCCGGCTCTATCGCGGCATGCACCACCCGACCGACGTGCTCGCCTCGTTTGCCAACGCGGCGGCCTGCGTGACCATCATGTATCACGGCGTGCTCCGCTGGCGCGGTGCTCCCCCGCCCCGTCCGGAGCAGGAACGCCCCGCCGTCTCGCTGGCCCGGCGCCACTCCTGA
- a CDS encoding CGNR zinc finger domain-containing protein — protein sequence MVAEGITDLPLVAGHPVLDLVNTVEPRGDGPPERDHLGSPHDLLVWAGRAGIVGTEEAARVGTAWSADAKAAQHALSVVRDLRETVYGVLVRGAGADPLLGWWRDALGRAELAAAKDHPVEIVVEGDATLVTDRLVLAAADLLTTLDRAALSECPLPEGGCGWLFLDHSRNHSRRWCAMADCGARAKARRLTERRRAVRSGAGPARRRGVPAPDGAGEHRASGARRDT from the coding sequence ATGGTCGCAGAAGGCATCACCGATTTGCCATTGGTCGCCGGCCATCCGGTGTTGGACCTGGTCAACACAGTGGAGCCGCGCGGCGACGGGCCACCCGAGCGGGATCATCTGGGTTCGCCGCACGACCTATTGGTGTGGGCCGGGCGCGCTGGCATCGTCGGCACGGAAGAGGCGGCCCGGGTCGGCACGGCCTGGTCCGCCGACGCGAAGGCCGCCCAACACGCCCTGAGCGTGGTGCGCGACCTGCGCGAGACCGTCTACGGCGTGCTGGTGCGCGGCGCCGGCGCCGACCCGCTGCTGGGCTGGTGGCGCGACGCGCTGGGCCGGGCTGAGCTGGCCGCGGCGAAGGACCATCCGGTCGAGATCGTGGTCGAGGGCGACGCCACGCTGGTCACCGACCGGTTGGTGCTCGCGGCGGCCGACCTGCTGACGACCCTCGACCGTGCGGCGCTGAGCGAGTGCCCGCTGCCGGAGGGCGGCTGTGGCTGGCTGTTCCTCGACCACAGCCGCAACCACTCTCGGCGCTGGTGCGCGATGGCCGACTGCGGCGCGCGGGCCAAGGCCCGCCGGCTGACCGAGCGCCGCCGCGCCGTCAGGAGTGGCGCCGGGCCAGCGAGACGGCGGGGCGTTCCTGCTCCGGACGGGGCGGGGGAGCACCGCGCCAGCGGAGCACGCCGTGATACATGA
- a CDS encoding MFS transporter, with product MAPQLSPARATAALVALSLAAFAYVTTELLPIGLLTLIAPDLHRSRSAVGLLVTGYAFVVVIASLPLAHLTKRIPRRRLLAGTFVVFTLATALSAFAHSYWLLAGARLATAATQALFWSVIGSTVTGLFPADVRGRIVARFSVGPALAPVLGVPLGTWIGQQAGWRTAFAVMAVVGLLTGIVVTALLPSFAPADGGAARGTAPDPRGYRTLLVVTAVGITGYLTAQTYITPFLLDVTGFPASSLSVLLLVSGAAGVLGTMIVGRFIDSRPVVAIAAPLALVGGTLLLLYAFGPVKPLTVGLLALAGLGFSALAAAVQGRTLQLAPGNTDVASAGMGSAFNAGIASGSLLGGALLPSAGARPLALVGGLLALTALSVALFDARRHPAPAKGPVRPAIEGVAECDDDQATAVAR from the coding sequence ATGGCACCGCAGCTCTCCCCCGCCCGGGCCACGGCCGCCCTGGTCGCACTCTCCCTGGCCGCGTTCGCCTACGTGACCACCGAGCTGCTGCCGATCGGCCTGCTCACGCTCATCGCGCCGGATCTACATCGGTCCAGATCGGCGGTCGGGCTGCTGGTCACCGGCTACGCGTTCGTCGTGGTCATCGCCTCGCTGCCGCTCGCCCACCTGACCAAGCGGATCCCCCGCCGCCGCCTGCTGGCCGGCACCTTCGTGGTGTTCACCCTGGCCACCGCCCTGTCGGCGTTCGCACACAGCTACTGGCTGCTGGCCGGCGCCCGGCTGGCGACGGCCGCCACCCAGGCGCTGTTCTGGTCGGTCATCGGGTCCACTGTGACCGGTCTGTTCCCGGCCGACGTGCGCGGCCGCATCGTCGCCCGGTTCTCGGTCGGCCCCGCGCTCGCGCCGGTGCTCGGCGTCCCGCTCGGCACCTGGATCGGCCAGCAGGCCGGCTGGCGCACGGCGTTCGCGGTGATGGCGGTGGTCGGCCTGCTCACCGGCATCGTGGTCACCGCGCTGCTGCCCTCGTTCGCACCGGCCGACGGCGGCGCCGCCCGGGGCACCGCGCCCGACCCGCGTGGCTATCGCACGCTGCTGGTGGTCACCGCCGTCGGCATCACCGGCTACCTGACGGCGCAGACCTACATCACCCCGTTCCTGCTCGACGTGACCGGCTTCCCGGCGTCGTCGCTGTCGGTGCTGCTGCTGGTCTCCGGCGCCGCCGGCGTGCTCGGCACGATGATCGTCGGCCGGTTCATCGACAGCCGCCCGGTGGTCGCGATCGCCGCGCCGCTCGCGCTGGTCGGCGGCACGCTCCTGCTGCTCTACGCGTTCGGCCCGGTCAAGCCGCTCACCGTGGGCCTGCTCGCGCTCGCCGGCCTGGGCTTCAGCGCGCTGGCCGCCGCGGTGCAGGGCCGCACGCTGCAACTCGCGCCCGGCAACACCGACGTCGCCTCGGCCGGCATGGGCTCGGCGTTCAACGCCGGCATCGCGAGCGGCTCGCTGCTCGGCGGCGCGCTGCTCCCCTCGGCCGGCGCCCGCCCGCTCGCCCTGGTCGGCGGCCTGCTCGCACTGACAGCCCTGTCGGTCGCGCTGTTCGACGCCCGCCGCCACCCCGCCCCGGCCAAGGGCCCCGTCCGCCCTGCGATCGAGGGCGTGGCAGAGTGTGACGATGACCAAGCGACCGCTGTTGCTCGTTGA
- a CDS encoding 5'-3' exonuclease produces the protein MTKRPLLLVDSASLYFRAYFGIPESAAQAPDGSPVNAVRGFLDMVAQLIRTRRPDRIVCALDYDWRPAWRVKLIPSYKAHRLAPGGGPSTEVVPDNLEAQVPLILEVLAAVGIPAIGAKGYEADDVIGTLATTQPGPVEVASGDRDLFQLIDDQKPVRLLYCGRGVGKLEDCDNAAVEAKYGVPAAGYADFAALRGDPSDGLPGVAGVGDKTAARLISRYGTLDAMLAALDDPKSGFAPGLRGKLDGARDYLAVAPTVVKVARDVELPAVDPALPAAPADGDKLLALAEKWNLAGPCRRLVDAISNAG, from the coding sequence ATGACCAAGCGACCGCTGTTGCTCGTTGACTCGGCGAGTCTTTACTTCCGGGCCTATTTCGGCATCCCGGAGTCGGCCGCCCAGGCGCCCGACGGCAGCCCGGTCAACGCGGTCCGCGGCTTCCTCGACATGGTCGCCCAGCTCATCCGGACCCGCCGGCCCGACCGGATCGTCTGCGCCCTCGACTACGACTGGCGGCCGGCGTGGCGGGTCAAGCTGATCCCGTCCTACAAGGCGCATCGGCTGGCACCCGGCGGCGGCCCGTCGACCGAGGTCGTGCCCGACAACCTCGAGGCCCAGGTGCCGCTGATCCTCGAGGTGCTGGCCGCGGTCGGCATCCCGGCGATCGGCGCCAAGGGTTACGAGGCCGACGACGTGATCGGCACCCTGGCCACCACGCAGCCCGGCCCGGTCGAGGTGGCCTCCGGCGACCGCGACCTGTTCCAGCTCATCGACGACCAGAAGCCGGTCCGCCTGCTCTACTGCGGACGCGGCGTCGGCAAGCTCGAAGACTGCGACAACGCGGCGGTCGAGGCGAAATACGGCGTCCCGGCGGCCGGCTACGCCGACTTCGCGGCGCTGCGCGGCGACCCGAGCGACGGCCTGCCCGGTGTCGCCGGCGTCGGCGACAAGACGGCGGCCCGCCTGATCAGCCGCTACGGCACCCTCGACGCGATGCTGGCCGCCCTCGACGACCCGAAGTCAGGATTCGCGCCCGGCCTGCGCGGCAAGCTCGACGGCGCCCGCGACTATCTCGCCGTCGCCCCGACGGTGGTCAAGGTGGCCCGCGACGTCGAGCTACCCGCCGTCGACCCAGCCCTGCCCGCGGCACCGGCCGACGGCGACAAGTTGTTGGCCCTGGCCGAGAAGTGGAACCTGGCCGGCCCCTGCCGCCGCCTGGTCGACGCGATCAGCAACGCCGGCTAA